Proteins co-encoded in one Hyalangium ruber genomic window:
- a CDS encoding DMT family transporter: protein MASSPAPRPAGPLKIALAYCTCFILWGSTWAVVKVGLEDLPPLRFVGVRMLVSGLVLLPFARSRGATLGVRTTWQLMGVGCLQISIPFALLFISQQWVASSWSALLFSTFPVWLLLVGRVLLPDQGLTGRKLLAAGLGLAGVVALQGDQLGALETSRQALLGGLLILTAAVLVAVANVLVKRHMTHVPPHVLVFVQTLSSAVPLLGLSFLLEAQSPTHWTLRAVLAVAYLALGGTVLTYQLLYWLLPRISLSALGAMALLDTLVAVVLGVVVLREPLTASLLIGGSLILSGAALANLLPPEAAPVSEPPARG, encoded by the coding sequence ATGGCTTCCTCCCCGGCCCCTCGCCCCGCGGGCCCGCTGAAGATCGCGCTCGCCTACTGCACCTGCTTCATCCTCTGGGGCTCGACGTGGGCCGTGGTGAAGGTGGGCCTGGAGGACCTGCCCCCGCTGCGCTTCGTGGGGGTCCGGATGCTGGTGTCGGGGCTGGTGCTGCTGCCCTTTGCCCGCTCGCGCGGCGCCACGCTGGGTGTACGCACCACCTGGCAGCTCATGGGCGTGGGCTGCCTGCAGATCTCCATTCCCTTCGCGCTGCTGTTCATCAGCCAGCAATGGGTCGCCTCCAGCTGGTCCGCGCTGCTCTTCTCCACCTTCCCGGTGTGGCTGCTGCTGGTGGGGCGCGTGCTGCTGCCGGACCAGGGGCTGACGGGGCGCAAGCTGCTGGCGGCGGGGCTGGGGCTCGCGGGCGTGGTGGCGCTGCAGGGAGACCAGCTCGGAGCGCTGGAGACCTCCCGCCAGGCGCTGCTCGGAGGCCTGTTGATCCTCACGGCGGCGGTGCTCGTGGCGGTGGCCAACGTGCTGGTGAAGCGGCACATGACGCACGTACCGCCGCACGTGCTGGTCTTCGTGCAGACGCTGAGCAGCGCCGTGCCGCTGCTGGGGCTGTCCTTCCTCCTGGAGGCCCAGTCGCCCACGCACTGGACACTCCGCGCGGTGCTGGCCGTGGCCTACCTCGCCCTGGGGGGCACGGTGCTCACCTACCAGCTGCTGTACTGGCTGCTGCCGCGCATCTCCCTCTCGGCGCTGGGCGCCATGGCGCTGCTCGACACGCTGGTGGCGGTGGTGCTCGGCGTGGTGGTGCTGCGCGAGCCGCTCACCGCGTCCCTGCTGATAGGCGGCTCGCTCATCCTCTCCGGAGCAGCCCTGGCCAACCTCCTGCCGCCCGAAGCCGCCCCGGTGTCGGAGCCTCCAGCGCGAGGCTGA
- a CDS encoding ATP-binding protein, whose translation MSARPLRFYLTLLALGLLVPVLLFAAGMVGRFAESQREVRTRGMQETSRALALAMDRELRQSIQALEVLAHSESLAAGDLQGFYDTCQAVLHSRSPWTAIGLADVSGQALLSTTHPLGTPLPGVADRAYFHAVVQTGQPAVSDFLATRAKGQQTVVVAVPVQREGRLSGVLVAVYDLSTLGQLWSEQRLPEGWVGTVVDNEGIILSRSRGASQYVGVRARQQFIDHIRSSPEAFFPSVTVDGMEVFSAITRSQMAPWTVALSAPQAAFSAPLNRSLLGVLAIGLVCCLIAVAWATWVARRITHPLRALARAAGDSAATPAAFTQVGPTGISELERLRAALERTTTQVAEREAALRAQMGAAQSARAEAEAANRAKDQFLAMLGHELRNPLAAITSGVKLIAMAKEEPRRERARALVERQALHLARLVDELLDVARVNTGRIQLQKRKVELAESVRRAIATLEVAGRTQGHQLVVEVEPLWLEADESRLEQLITNLVTNALKYTPAGGRITVTTREHGRQAELRVSDTGVGLSAEALPRVFELFFQADHTLDRAQGGLGIGLTLVQRLVELHGGTIRAESAGLGHGCTFTVCLPRLATEEVARLPVAPAARSLGRRVLVVEDHEDTREAVRALLEAEGHVVFEAEDGTSGLEKARHLRPDAILLDIGLPGQDGYTVARALRATQEGQGVLLVAVTGYGQPEDRRQALQAGFDEHLVKPVDIGRLRELLAQKATRLQAS comes from the coding sequence ATGAGCGCTCGCCCCTTACGCTTCTACCTCACGCTGCTGGCGCTGGGGCTGCTGGTCCCGGTGCTCCTGTTCGCCGCGGGCATGGTCGGCCGCTTCGCCGAATCCCAGCGCGAGGTGCGCACGCGCGGCATGCAGGAGACCTCCCGCGCCCTGGCGCTGGCCATGGACCGGGAGCTGCGGCAGAGCATCCAGGCGCTGGAGGTGCTGGCCCACTCCGAGTCCCTGGCGGCCGGAGACCTGCAAGGCTTCTACGACACCTGCCAGGCCGTGCTCCACTCGCGCTCCCCATGGACGGCGATTGGCCTGGCGGATGTCTCGGGCCAAGCCTTGCTCTCCACCACCCACCCGCTGGGCACACCGCTGCCGGGGGTGGCGGATCGCGCCTACTTTCACGCGGTGGTGCAGACGGGGCAGCCGGCCGTCTCGGACTTCCTCGCCACGCGCGCGAAGGGGCAACAGACGGTGGTGGTGGCCGTGCCGGTCCAACGCGAAGGGCGACTGAGCGGCGTACTCGTGGCGGTGTATGACTTGAGCACCTTGGGTCAGCTCTGGTCCGAGCAGCGCCTGCCCGAGGGGTGGGTGGGCACCGTGGTGGACAACGAGGGCATCATCCTCTCGCGCAGCCGAGGCGCCTCCCAGTACGTCGGCGTGCGGGCGCGCCAGCAGTTCATCGACCACATCCGCTCCTCTCCCGAGGCGTTCTTCCCCTCGGTGACGGTGGATGGAATGGAGGTCTTCTCGGCCATCACCCGCTCCCAGATGGCGCCCTGGACGGTGGCACTGTCGGCGCCCCAGGCCGCCTTCTCCGCGCCGCTCAACCGCTCGTTGCTGGGAGTGCTCGCCATCGGGCTGGTGTGCTGCCTCATCGCCGTGGCGTGGGCCACCTGGGTGGCACGTCGCATCACCCACCCGCTGCGGGCCCTGGCGCGCGCGGCGGGAGACAGCGCGGCCACGCCGGCGGCCTTCACCCAGGTAGGCCCCACGGGCATCTCCGAGCTGGAGCGGCTGCGCGCGGCGCTGGAGCGCACCACCACGCAGGTGGCCGAACGGGAGGCGGCGCTGCGGGCGCAGATGGGCGCGGCGCAGTCGGCGCGCGCCGAGGCCGAGGCGGCCAACCGGGCCAAGGATCAATTCCTGGCCATGCTGGGCCACGAGCTGCGCAACCCCCTGGCCGCCATCACCAGCGGCGTCAAGCTCATCGCCATGGCGAAGGAGGAGCCGCGCCGCGAGCGCGCACGGGCGCTGGTGGAGCGACAGGCGCTGCACCTGGCCCGGCTGGTGGATGAGCTGCTGGACGTGGCGCGGGTGAACACGGGCCGCATCCAGTTGCAGAAGCGGAAGGTGGAGCTGGCCGAGAGCGTGCGGCGTGCCATCGCCACGCTCGAGGTGGCCGGGCGCACCCAAGGGCACCAGCTGGTGGTGGAGGTGGAGCCGCTCTGGCTGGAGGCGGACGAGAGCCGGCTGGAGCAGCTCATCACCAACCTGGTGACCAACGCGCTGAAGTACACGCCCGCGGGCGGCCGCATCACCGTCACCACGCGGGAGCACGGGAGACAGGCGGAGCTGAGGGTCTCGGATACGGGGGTGGGGCTGTCGGCCGAAGCGCTGCCGCGCGTGTTCGAGCTCTTCTTCCAGGCGGACCACACGCTGGACCGGGCGCAGGGCGGGCTGGGCATCGGGTTGACCCTGGTGCAGCGCCTGGTGGAGCTGCACGGAGGCACCATCCGGGCAGAGAGCGCGGGGCTGGGACACGGCTGCACCTTCACGGTGTGCCTGCCCCGGCTGGCGACGGAGGAGGTAGCGCGCCTGCCAGTGGCACCGGCGGCGCGGTCCCTGGGCCGGCGCGTGCTTGTGGTGGAGGACCACGAGGACACACGCGAGGCGGTGCGGGCGCTGCTGGAGGCGGAGGGGCACGTCGTCTTCGAGGCGGAGGACGGCACCTCGGGACTGGAGAAGGCGCGGCACCTGCGGCCGGACGCGATCCTGTTGGACATCGGGCTCCCGGGACAGGACGGCTACACTGTGGCGCGGGCGCTGCGTGCGACGCAGGAGGGACAGGGCGTGCTCCTGGTGGCGGTGACAGGCTATGGCCAGCCAGAGGACCGGCGCCAGGCGCTACAAGCGGGCTTCGACGAGCACCTGGTCAAGCCGGTGGATATCGGCCGACTGCGCGAGTTGCTCGCGCAGAAGGCGACGCGGCTTCAGGCCTCGTGA
- a CDS encoding methyltransferase, with protein sequence MDNPSGQTPPPSQQLFERITGYWVSQVIGAVARLGVADKLAAGARASDELARELDANPDGLYRLLRGGVTAGLFEESAPRTFSLTPMGACLRSNVPGSMRDMSIALCDRSHWLPWGRLHEAARTGHSTSRAALGIDIWEHFAKHPEEATHFARAMGDLSGLVATELPRLHDFSSYARVADIGGSQGVLLASVLRANPSVRGILFDLPHVIDGARARLQAEGLADRVELVGGSFFEPGVPAAEAYLLKHILHDWDDASSTRILQQLHRAAPSGAKLFLLEMVMPGDRNPTPTALMDLNMLVLVDGRERTAQEFKALLDGASWEMERVTPSQMGISLIEARRR encoded by the coding sequence ATGGACAACCCGTCTGGCCAGACTCCTCCTCCTTCGCAGCAGCTCTTTGAGCGCATCACCGGTTACTGGGTCTCTCAGGTCATTGGCGCCGTTGCCCGGTTGGGCGTGGCGGACAAGCTCGCGGCCGGCGCTCGCGCGAGCGATGAGCTGGCTCGCGAGCTGGACGCCAACCCGGATGGCCTGTACCGCCTCCTACGAGGCGGTGTGACGGCTGGCCTCTTCGAGGAGTCCGCTCCCCGTACGTTCTCGCTCACGCCCATGGGCGCGTGTCTCCGTTCCAACGTCCCCGGGTCCATGCGCGACATGTCCATCGCCCTGTGCGACCGCTCCCACTGGCTGCCCTGGGGCCGCCTGCACGAGGCGGCTCGCACCGGCCACTCCACCAGTCGCGCCGCGCTGGGCATCGACATCTGGGAGCACTTCGCCAAGCACCCCGAGGAGGCCACCCACTTCGCCCGCGCCATGGGAGACCTCTCCGGTCTCGTCGCCACCGAGCTGCCGCGTCTCCATGACTTCTCGTCCTACGCCCGCGTGGCCGACATTGGCGGCAGCCAGGGCGTGCTCCTCGCCTCGGTGCTCCGCGCCAATCCCTCCGTCCGAGGCATCCTCTTCGACCTCCCCCATGTCATCGACGGCGCCCGCGCCCGCCTTCAGGCCGAAGGGCTCGCTGACAGGGTCGAGCTGGTGGGCGGCAGCTTCTTCGAGCCCGGAGTGCCCGCGGCCGAGGCCTACCTGCTCAAGCACATCCTCCACGACTGGGACGATGCCTCCTCCACGCGCATCCTCCAGCAGCTCCACCGCGCCGCGCCGTCGGGGGCCAAGCTGTTCCTTCTGGAGATGGTGATGCCGGGGGACAGAAATCCCACGCCCACGGCGCTCATGGACCTCAACATGCTCGTGCTCGTGGATGGACGTGAGCGCACCGCGCAGGAGTTCAAGGCACTGCTCGACGGTGCCTCCTGGGAGATGGAGCGAGTCACCCCCTCTCAGATGGGCATCAGCCTCATCGAGGCCCGTCGCCGGTAG
- a CDS encoding serine/threonine protein kinase yields MGTKRPLQEVDPLSLPVGMRVGPWRIEGWGGRGAYGTLYRVEHEGHDVSGPFALKLAIHPGDERFAREAWLLSHIHSAHVPQLHAQGVWEHPSGAFPYLVMEWVEGEPLYEWASRRSPSSRQVLQLLAQVARALEATHAAGGVHRDVKGSNVLVRPGDNRAFLTDFGAGHYRGAATLTWRLLPPGTPAYRSPEARAFLHAFLRHPTAHYPASACDDLFALGVTAWRLVTDEYPPTDEEGTEVWREAGPGPRLPRALNPRVSPELETLILRLLDMAPVERFGGRAVVAAEALEQAVRSAGPEADRPLFCWGNEPNPRWRSPERVQRVVEQDVAAREGLALRETEARRRAAAYREQARSRLLAPTWGAELAVALLGLLLAGLTVAWLHRGQDMAPVASNRSSQEDGSVAVGDSVTPASALATMLTDTKVPAVGLPLPANPFPGQRRPPCNKYGEVELRGGCWYALRDAQSPCREDAYDWKGDCYLPSFPPRRQPTAHPP; encoded by the coding sequence GTGGGAACCAAGCGACCCCTGCAGGAAGTGGATCCGCTCAGCCTTCCGGTAGGGATGCGGGTGGGGCCATGGCGGATCGAGGGCTGGGGAGGTCGGGGCGCCTACGGCACCCTCTACCGCGTGGAGCATGAAGGTCACGATGTCTCCGGACCGTTCGCGCTCAAGCTGGCCATTCACCCGGGGGATGAGCGCTTCGCGCGCGAGGCGTGGCTGCTCTCGCACATCCACAGCGCCCACGTTCCCCAACTGCATGCGCAGGGCGTGTGGGAGCATCCCTCGGGAGCTTTTCCCTATTTGGTGATGGAGTGGGTGGAAGGCGAGCCGCTGTACGAGTGGGCCTCGCGGCGAAGCCCCTCATCGCGACAAGTCCTGCAACTGCTGGCACAGGTGGCGAGGGCCTTGGAGGCCACGCACGCAGCCGGTGGAGTGCATCGAGACGTGAAGGGGAGCAACGTGCTGGTGCGGCCTGGCGATAATCGGGCCTTCCTCACGGACTTTGGGGCGGGGCATTACCGGGGCGCGGCCACGCTCACCTGGCGGTTGTTGCCTCCGGGAACTCCTGCCTATCGCAGCCCGGAGGCGCGGGCGTTTCTCCACGCGTTTCTTCGTCACCCCACGGCGCACTACCCCGCCAGCGCGTGTGATGACCTGTTCGCGTTGGGCGTGACAGCGTGGAGGCTGGTGACGGACGAATATCCGCCCACGGATGAGGAAGGCACCGAAGTGTGGCGCGAGGCTGGGCCCGGGCCGCGTCTACCGAGAGCGCTCAACCCTCGGGTGAGCCCGGAGTTGGAGACCCTCATCCTGCGACTGCTGGACATGGCGCCAGTGGAGCGGTTTGGGGGCAGGGCCGTGGTGGCGGCCGAAGCACTGGAGCAGGCCGTGCGTAGCGCGGGGCCCGAGGCGGACCGTCCATTGTTCTGCTGGGGAAACGAGCCTAACCCTCGTTGGCGTTCTCCAGAGCGAGTACAGCGGGTCGTGGAGCAGGATGTCGCCGCGAGGGAGGGCCTGGCGCTGCGTGAGACAGAGGCACGGAGACGGGCTGCGGCATACCGTGAGCAGGCGCGGTCTCGGCTGCTGGCACCGACATGGGGAGCGGAACTGGCGGTGGCGCTCCTGGGACTGCTGCTCGCGGGGCTCACGGTGGCGTGGCTGCACCGAGGGCAGGACATGGCTCCTGTCGCCTCGAACAGGAGTTCCCAAGAGGATGGCAGCGTAGCGGTGGGAGACAGCGTCACTCCCGCCTCGGCGCTGGCCACCATGCTCACGGACACCAAGGTGCCAGCGGTGGGACTGCCGCTGCCCGCGAACCCCTTTCCGGGGCAGCGCAGGCCTCCTTGCAACAAATATGGCGAGGTGGAGCTCCGGGGCGGGTGCTGGTACGCGCTGCGCGATGCCCAGTCACCGTGCCGGGAGGACGCATACGACTGGAAGGGGGACTGTTATCTGCCCTCCTTTCCTCCCCGGCGCCAGCCAACGGCGCACCCACCGTGA
- the preA gene encoding NAD-dependent dihydropyrimidine dehydrogenase subunit PreA translates to MADLSIDFCGVRSPNPFWLASAPPTNTGDQVMRAFDAGWGGAVWKTLGNPIVNVTSRFGGIDYGNTRLMGLNNIELITDRPLEVNLREMREVKRRYPKHTLIASLMVETKEEWREIIRKAEDTGADLLELNFGCPHGMCERGMGSAVGAEPKVLEEIARWAVEFATVPVIVKLTPNVGDILEPGEAAVRAGVPALSLINTIKSIMGVDLDRMVPLPQVGNASTNGGYCGPAVKPIALHLMGQLTRHPQVRKLAISGIGGISNWRDAAEFIALGATSVQVCTAVMHHGYRIVEDMMEGLSDFLDEKGMKSVSELRGRAVPAYREWGELDLSYKLVAKIDEDKCIGCQLCYVACMDGSHQCIHIPGRTEEESRRAGHTHIPKELPNRVVTAKAGTPGARVPFVDNDECVGCNLCQLVCPVPDCISMVELPSGKPSETWNDRVAKGTDFVPGGLDATLAARKAR, encoded by the coding sequence ATGGCTGACTTGTCGATCGACTTCTGTGGGGTTCGTAGCCCGAACCCGTTCTGGCTGGCCTCCGCGCCTCCCACCAACACCGGCGATCAGGTGATGCGCGCCTTCGACGCCGGTTGGGGCGGCGCGGTGTGGAAGACGCTGGGCAACCCCATCGTCAACGTGACGAGCCGCTTCGGTGGCATCGACTACGGCAACACCCGGCTGATGGGGCTCAACAACATCGAGCTCATCACCGACCGGCCGCTGGAAGTGAACCTCCGCGAGATGCGCGAGGTGAAGCGCCGCTACCCCAAGCACACCCTCATCGCCTCGCTCATGGTGGAGACGAAGGAGGAGTGGCGGGAGATCATCCGCAAGGCCGAGGACACCGGCGCGGACCTGCTGGAGCTCAACTTCGGCTGCCCCCATGGCATGTGCGAGCGCGGCATGGGCTCCGCCGTGGGCGCCGAGCCCAAGGTGCTCGAGGAGATCGCCCGCTGGGCCGTGGAGTTCGCCACCGTCCCCGTCATCGTCAAGCTCACCCCCAACGTGGGTGACATCCTCGAGCCGGGCGAGGCGGCGGTGCGCGCGGGCGTTCCGGCGCTCTCGCTCATCAACACCATCAAGTCCATCATGGGCGTGGACCTGGACCGCATGGTGCCGCTGCCGCAGGTGGGCAACGCCTCCACCAACGGCGGCTACTGCGGCCCGGCGGTGAAGCCGATTGCCCTGCACCTGATGGGGCAGCTCACCCGCCACCCGCAGGTGCGCAAGCTGGCCATCTCCGGCATCGGCGGCATCTCCAACTGGCGCGACGCGGCGGAGTTCATCGCCCTGGGCGCCACCTCGGTGCAGGTGTGTACCGCGGTCATGCACCACGGCTACCGCATCGTCGAGGACATGATGGAGGGCCTCTCGGACTTCCTGGACGAGAAGGGCATGAAGTCCGTCAGCGAGCTGCGCGGCCGCGCCGTGCCCGCCTACCGCGAGTGGGGCGAGCTGGACCTGTCCTACAAGCTGGTGGCGAAGATCGACGAGGACAAGTGCATCGGCTGCCAGCTCTGCTACGTGGCCTGCATGGATGGCTCGCACCAGTGCATCCACATCCCCGGCCGCACCGAGGAGGAGTCTCGCCGCGCCGGCCACACGCACATTCCCAAGGAGCTGCCCAACCGCGTGGTGACGGCCAAGGCCGGCACTCCGGGGGCTCGCGTGCCCTTCGTGGACAATGACGAGTGCGTGGGCTGCAACCTCTGCCAGCTGGTGTGCCCCGTGCCCGACTGCATCAGCATGGTGGAGCTGCCCTCGGGCAAGCCCTCGGAGACGTGGAATGACCGCGTCGCCAAGGGCACGGACTTCGTGCCCGGAGGCTTGGACGCGACCCTGGCCGCGCGGAAGGCTCGCTAG
- a CDS encoding NCS1 family nucleobase:cation symporter-1 yields MSLTNEDLAATPPEARTWTTKHFAALWVGMAVCIPTYTMASGLIDQGMNWWQALLCVGLGNVIVLGPILLNAHAGTRYGIPFPVFARASFGVMGANVPALLRALVACGWFGIQTWLGGQALWQLALAVAPGLQGPLSSEGMKAAIGIHPGEFIGFAVFWAVTLYFIIKGTESIKFLELYSAPFLIVVGLVLLIWAYVKADGFGPMLSQPSKFNDMGSFMGVFIPGLTAMVGFWATLSLNIPDFTRYARSQRDQVVGQALGLPGTMVLFAFIGVAVTSATPVIFGEIIWDPVKLMGKVGGALVTLLAMLSLSIATLSTNLAANVVSPANDFSNLAPGKISYKMGGIITAVLGAVIFPWKLIESSGGYIFTWLIGYSALLGPIGGIMVADYFLVRRRALVVEDLYRRGGQYEFSAGVNWKAMLALAIGVVVNVPGFLAEAVPGLKDAVPSFWRTLYTYAWFVGFLLSGALHYVFAVISAPPKAETRLEPGR; encoded by the coding sequence ATGTCGCTGACGAACGAGGACCTGGCCGCGACGCCTCCCGAGGCGCGCACCTGGACGACGAAGCACTTCGCCGCGCTCTGGGTGGGCATGGCGGTGTGCATCCCCACGTACACGATGGCCTCCGGCCTCATCGACCAGGGGATGAACTGGTGGCAGGCCCTGCTGTGCGTGGGCCTGGGCAACGTCATCGTCCTGGGTCCCATTCTGCTCAACGCCCACGCGGGCACGCGCTATGGGATTCCCTTCCCGGTGTTCGCCCGGGCCTCGTTCGGAGTCATGGGGGCCAATGTCCCCGCGTTGCTGCGCGCCCTGGTGGCGTGCGGCTGGTTCGGTATCCAGACGTGGCTCGGTGGGCAGGCGCTGTGGCAGCTGGCGCTGGCGGTTGCTCCCGGGCTGCAGGGGCCCTTGAGCTCCGAGGGGATGAAGGCGGCGATCGGCATCCACCCCGGTGAGTTCATCGGGTTCGCCGTGTTCTGGGCGGTGACGCTCTACTTCATCATCAAGGGCACCGAGTCCATCAAGTTCCTGGAGCTGTACTCCGCGCCGTTCCTCATCGTCGTGGGCCTGGTGCTGCTCATCTGGGCTTACGTCAAGGCGGATGGGTTCGGGCCCATGCTCTCGCAGCCCTCGAAGTTCAACGACATGGGCTCCTTCATGGGGGTGTTCATCCCCGGGCTCACGGCCATGGTGGGCTTCTGGGCCACGCTGTCCTTGAACATCCCGGACTTCACCCGCTATGCGCGCAGCCAGAGAGACCAAGTGGTGGGGCAGGCGCTGGGGCTGCCCGGGACGATGGTGCTCTTCGCGTTCATCGGCGTGGCGGTGACGTCCGCTACCCCGGTCATCTTCGGGGAGATCATCTGGGATCCGGTGAAGCTGATGGGCAAGGTCGGCGGAGCGTTGGTGACGCTGCTGGCGATGCTCTCGCTGTCCATCGCCACGCTGTCCACGAACCTGGCCGCCAACGTCGTGTCTCCCGCGAACGACTTCTCCAACCTGGCGCCTGGGAAGATCTCCTACAAGATGGGCGGCATCATCACCGCCGTCCTGGGCGCGGTTATCTTCCCCTGGAAGCTCATCGAGTCCTCGGGGGGCTACATCTTCACCTGGCTCATCGGCTACTCGGCGCTCTTGGGGCCGATTGGCGGCATCATGGTGGCCGACTACTTCCTGGTGCGCCGCCGCGCGCTGGTGGTGGAGGACCTGTACCGGCGCGGTGGGCAGTACGAGTTCAGCGCCGGGGTGAACTGGAAGGCCATGCTGGCACTGGCCATTGGCGTGGTGGTGAACGTGCCCGGCTTCCTGGCCGAGGCGGTTCCCGGGCTGAAGGACGCGGTGCCGAGCTTCTGGCGCACGCTCTACACCTACGCGTGGTTCGTGGGCTTCCTGTTGTCCGGGGCGCTCCACTACGTCTTCGCGGTGATCTCCGCGCCGCCGAAGGCGGAGACCCGGCTCGAGCCGGGGCGCTGA
- a CDS encoding imm11 family protein, with amino-acid sequence MSQRFFALSDDVYFPHRWHLATPTDGQGYEVDDWQFSDGKSLLIKGRLRVPIEHVGKPLDFSEAGIKIPVVHIKVATAFLELAPNDVQLIPVDIEGHLDQYLILVATRLIRCIDEKASRVLLWTPEDGEPEKVGQYRDVRSLRLDKSKTGNIQVLRPEGWSGTLIVSGEIKAAMEQIGATGARFEEV; translated from the coding sequence ATGTCCCAGCGGTTCTTCGCGCTGTCCGATGACGTCTATTTTCCGCACCGTTGGCACCTCGCCACCCCGACGGATGGCCAAGGTTACGAGGTGGACGACTGGCAGTTCAGTGATGGGAAGTCGCTACTGATCAAGGGGCGCCTGAGAGTTCCGATTGAGCATGTGGGCAAGCCGTTGGATTTCTCCGAGGCAGGAATCAAGATCCCAGTGGTTCATATCAAGGTGGCCACGGCATTCTTGGAGTTGGCGCCGAACGATGTGCAGCTGATTCCCGTCGATATCGAGGGCCACCTGGATCAATACCTGATCCTTGTCGCCACGCGCCTCATTCGCTGCATCGACGAGAAAGCATCCAGGGTCCTGCTGTGGACTCCTGAGGACGGTGAGCCGGAGAAGGTAGGGCAGTATCGTGATGTACGAAGCTTGCGGCTCGACAAGTCGAAGACAGGGAACATCCAAGTGCTTCGTCCCGAGGGGTGGTCAGGCACTTTGATTGTCTCAGGTGAAATCAAGGCTGCCATGGAACAGATTGGCGCCACGGGAGCTAGGTTCGAGGAGGTGTAA
- a CDS encoding phytanoyl-CoA dioxygenase family protein, which produces MSRADDFERQGFLVLPDFVPAAACDALKARAEQLVEGFEPETVSIFTTHEQTRTSDAYFLSSGDQIRFFFEENAFAPDGSLRQAKALSINKLGHAMHDLDPVFERFSRTPELAALATELGVRKPLLLQSMYIFKQPHIGGEVNSHQDSTFLYTEPYTCLGFWFALEDATLENGCLWALPGGHTLGLKKRFVRAPGGGTAFQVLDSTPVPEEGFVPLEVKKGTLVVLHGLLPHKSGANTSPKSRHAYSLHLIDGTATYPEDNWLQRAPSMPARGF; this is translated from the coding sequence ATGAGCCGAGCCGATGATTTCGAGCGACAGGGGTTCCTCGTGCTGCCGGACTTCGTCCCGGCGGCCGCGTGCGATGCGCTGAAGGCCCGCGCCGAACAGCTGGTGGAGGGCTTCGAGCCGGAGACGGTCTCCATCTTCACCACCCACGAGCAGACGCGAACCTCGGACGCGTACTTCCTGTCCTCGGGGGATCAGATCCGGTTCTTCTTCGAGGAGAACGCCTTCGCACCGGACGGCTCTCTGCGACAGGCCAAGGCGCTGTCGATCAACAAGCTCGGCCATGCAATGCATGACCTGGACCCGGTCTTCGAGCGGTTCTCGCGCACGCCGGAGCTGGCCGCGCTGGCCACGGAGCTGGGGGTGCGAAAGCCCCTGCTGCTGCAGTCGATGTACATCTTCAAGCAGCCGCACATTGGCGGCGAGGTGAACAGCCACCAGGACTCGACGTTCCTCTACACGGAGCCGTACACGTGCCTGGGGTTCTGGTTCGCGCTGGAGGACGCCACGCTGGAGAACGGCTGCCTGTGGGCGCTGCCAGGAGGACACACGCTGGGGTTGAAGAAGCGCTTCGTGCGAGCGCCCGGAGGAGGTACGGCGTTCCAGGTGCTGGACTCCACGCCGGTGCCCGAGGAGGGCTTCGTGCCGCTGGAGGTGAAGAAGGGCACGCTGGTGGTGCTGCACGGGCTGCTGCCGCACAAGAGCGGAGCCAACACCTCGCCGAAGAGCCGCCACGCCTACTCGCTGCACCTCATCGATGGCACGGCCACCTACCCCGAGGACAACTGGCTGCAGCGCGCGCCGAGCATGCCGGCTCGGGGGTTCTAG